Proteins found in one Bremerella volcania genomic segment:
- a CDS encoding sterol desaturase family protein codes for MHPHVEMIIRLACFLGVLVVMAIWELLAPRRVLTTAKTSRWLSNLALVVINTITARIVLPISAVAAAMFAESRQWGILYLVDWPMWVEVLLAVLIFDLTIYLQHVMLHAVPLLWRLHMVHHADMDIDVTTGLRFHTLEILLSAVIKLALIVVLGAPAIAVFLFEVLLNATSMFNHSNISLPPWLDRVVRLVLVTPDMHRVHHSVIRRETNSNFGFNLPWWDFLLGTYRDQPSKGHDKMDIGLKEYRVESQVERLPGMLLLPFARKSDSYSIAGEDVQSNPD; via the coding sequence ATGCATCCCCACGTCGAGATGATCATCCGGCTGGCCTGCTTTCTTGGCGTGTTGGTAGTCATGGCCATATGGGAACTGTTGGCACCGCGGCGCGTATTGACGACAGCCAAGACATCTCGCTGGCTGAGCAATTTGGCGTTGGTCGTCATCAACACGATCACTGCCCGTATCGTGCTACCCATCTCAGCCGTGGCCGCGGCCATGTTTGCCGAGTCACGGCAGTGGGGTATCCTTTACCTGGTTGACTGGCCGATGTGGGTTGAGGTGCTCTTGGCCGTGCTCATCTTTGACCTGACCATCTATCTGCAACACGTCATGCTTCATGCCGTTCCGCTGCTGTGGCGACTTCACATGGTGCACCATGCCGACATGGACATCGACGTTACGACAGGACTTCGTTTCCATACGCTGGAAATATTGCTTTCAGCTGTGATCAAACTGGCTTTGATCGTTGTGCTGGGCGCACCGGCGATCGCTGTCTTTTTGTTTGAAGTGCTATTGAATGCTACGTCAATGTTCAATCACAGTAATATCTCGCTCCCCCCGTGGCTCGACCGAGTCGTGCGTCTGGTGCTGGTAACACCGGACATGCATCGAGTCCACCATTCGGTCATTCGCCGTGAGACGAACAGCAACTTCGGGTTTAATCTGCCTTGGTGGGACTTCCTGCTCGGCACCTACCGCGATCAGCCTTCAAAAGGTCACGACAAGATGGACATCGGGCTCAAAGAATACCGCGTTGAATCTCAGGTAGAACGCTTGCCTGGCATGCTGCTTTTGCCGTTTGCGAGAAAGTCCGACTCGTATTCAATTGCCGGCGAAGACGTACAAAGTAACCCTGACTGA
- a CDS encoding cytochrome P450, whose protein sequence is MESQQSDSQPPTFSGKLARPPLMYRQWLLAGNRAKFFDTLVQDLGDFVHYRGLFSFYLVNHPSLVKQVLMETHKSFDKNSVIYDRFRNAFGNGLVVAEGERWRRARRLMQPLFGPRAVEHYFELMRDSAQQTAIRWEPICQAGEVLDVASEMNHVTLQIAGRALFHDSFDKIAPKISHWTHVINLYSAKPPLPIIRSFWFPSRINRKLKQALAEFNEFLQEMIQRRRGGERSTDLISRLLAARDEETGEPMSDQEIAEEALGMIIGGHETSSSALAWVWCELDQHPDVRDQLHQEIDEVIGTGPLQLEHIPQLVYTRMVIEEAIRLHPPFWFENRNVAADVELGGVQISKGSVVVFSRYSLHRHPGFWDAPEEFNPGRFRPGSEENKRSVYAYIPFGGGPRICIGVHFAMMELVVVLAVLARQFKVVLDQSHRHEMAANLTMTPKYGVRARLERRS, encoded by the coding sequence ATGGAATCGCAGCAATCAGACTCGCAGCCTCCAACATTCTCCGGCAAGCTCGCCCGCCCGCCGCTAATGTATCGTCAGTGGCTGCTTGCCGGTAACCGCGCAAAGTTCTTTGACACGTTGGTGCAGGACCTGGGAGACTTCGTTCACTATCGCGGTTTATTTAGCTTTTACCTGGTCAATCATCCATCGCTGGTCAAACAAGTGTTGATGGAGACGCATAAATCGTTCGATAAGAACAGTGTTATTTACGACCGGTTTCGCAACGCGTTTGGCAATGGTCTTGTCGTGGCCGAGGGGGAACGCTGGCGACGTGCGCGAAGACTGATGCAGCCGCTGTTTGGACCTCGTGCCGTTGAGCACTATTTCGAACTGATGCGCGACTCAGCACAGCAGACGGCAATCCGCTGGGAACCGATCTGCCAGGCAGGCGAGGTGCTAGATGTTGCTAGTGAGATGAATCACGTGACGCTGCAGATCGCAGGGCGGGCGTTGTTTCATGACTCATTCGACAAGATCGCGCCAAAAATCAGTCACTGGACTCACGTGATCAATTTGTATAGTGCCAAACCGCCGTTGCCGATCATTCGCAGCTTTTGGTTTCCCTCTCGTATCAATCGTAAACTGAAACAGGCACTGGCAGAATTCAATGAGTTCCTGCAAGAGATGATCCAGAGACGCCGTGGAGGCGAGCGGTCCACCGATTTGATCAGTCGGCTTTTGGCGGCCCGGGATGAAGAGACAGGCGAGCCAATGTCGGATCAGGAGATTGCAGAGGAGGCGCTCGGAATGATTATCGGAGGACACGAGACTTCGTCCAGTGCTCTGGCGTGGGTCTGGTGCGAGTTAGACCAGCATCCAGACGTTCGCGATCAGCTGCATCAGGAAATCGACGAAGTGATTGGCACCGGGCCGCTTCAGCTGGAACACATTCCGCAGTTGGTATATACGCGGATGGTGATTGAGGAAGCGATTCGTCTTCATCCGCCATTCTGGTTTGAGAATCGCAACGTAGCCGCCGATGTTGAATTAGGTGGTGTCCAGATCTCGAAGGGATCGGTGGTAGTCTTCAGCCGATATTCCCTGCATCGACATCCAGGGTTCTGGGACGCCCCGGAAGAGTTCAATCCCGGACGATTCAGGCCTGGATCCGAAGAGAACAAACGTTCCGTCTATGCTTATATTCCCTTTGGTGGAGGACCGCGAATCTGTATTGGTGTTCACTTTGCCATGATGGAACTGGTTGTCGTCCTGGCAGTGCTTGCGCGGCAATTCAAGGTTGTGTTGGACCAGTCGCATCGCCATGAAATGGCAGCCAATCTGACGATGACTCCTAAGTACGGCGTACGAGCCCGCTTGGAAAGGCGATCATGA
- a CDS encoding TIGR04283 family arsenosugar biosynthesis glycosyltransferase gives MKTQLIVFTRYPEPGNTKTRLIPSLGPEGAAILQQRLTSHTLDIVRTFQRQVPCTIEVRFAGRDATAMQAMFGDGMGYVPQQGTDLGERLCHAIDEAFQADSDRVIVIGADCPQLDATTLQMANRLLERHDVVVGPAEDGGYYLIGLKSPQPSLFREIPWGTSRVLTETMKKIDVQGLSRKLLSPLSDVDYPEDLISCRRWPQLLEGILPAYDANRLSIVIPTLNEVKNLAETLHAVNSRCTSEKDLEVIVADGGSKDDTVQIALQHQAKVVQCKPGRGIQLNAGAALASGGHLLFLHADALLPFRYDEVIRNTLHGKTIAGAFRLKIDHDTPGLRLVAQLANLRSRFLQRPYGDQGLFLRSQTLYEVGGFRNWPLMEDIELGQRLRKRGRIAMADVSMTVSARRWRKRGVVRTTCMNQAILLAWRMGISPERLALWYRGKPVSSS, from the coding sequence ATGAAAACACAGTTGATCGTCTTTACCCGATATCCTGAACCGGGAAACACCAAGACCAGGCTTATTCCTTCCCTGGGTCCTGAAGGTGCAGCAATACTTCAGCAAAGACTCACGTCCCATACGCTCGATATAGTGCGAACCTTTCAGAGACAAGTGCCATGCACTATCGAAGTGCGGTTCGCTGGCCGCGATGCGACGGCCATGCAGGCCATGTTCGGAGACGGCATGGGCTATGTCCCACAGCAAGGAACTGATCTGGGAGAACGTCTTTGCCATGCGATCGACGAGGCATTTCAAGCCGATTCGGATCGTGTGATCGTGATCGGTGCCGACTGCCCACAGCTCGATGCCACTACTTTGCAAATGGCAAATCGACTGCTTGAGAGACACGACGTGGTCGTTGGCCCAGCAGAAGATGGGGGATATTATCTCATTGGACTGAAGTCTCCCCAGCCGAGCTTGTTCCGAGAAATCCCCTGGGGAACGTCCAGGGTACTAACTGAGACCATGAAGAAGATAGACGTCCAAGGTCTAAGCCGGAAACTGCTTTCACCTCTCTCCGACGTCGACTATCCGGAAGATTTAATCTCATGTCGCCGGTGGCCGCAGTTGCTCGAAGGGATCTTGCCAGCCTACGATGCCAATCGGCTTTCCATCGTCATCCCCACACTCAATGAGGTGAAAAACCTGGCCGAAACCTTGCACGCCGTGAACAGTCGCTGCACAAGTGAGAAAGACCTTGAAGTCATCGTTGCCGATGGTGGAAGCAAGGATGACACGGTTCAAATCGCCCTACAGCACCAAGCCAAAGTTGTCCAGTGCAAGCCTGGTCGGGGTATTCAGCTGAACGCCGGAGCCGCGTTGGCCAGTGGTGGGCACCTCCTTTTTTTGCACGCCGACGCACTTTTGCCCTTCCGTTACGATGAGGTCATCCGAAACACCCTGCATGGCAAGACAATCGCTGGTGCGTTTCGTTTGAAAATCGACCATGATACGCCTGGGCTGCGATTGGTGGCCCAGCTTGCCAACCTTCGTTCTCGATTCCTTCAGCGGCCTTATGGAGACCAGGGCCTGTTCTTGCGTTCACAAACGCTTTACGAAGTAGGTGGGTTTCGAAACTGGCCCCTGATGGAAGACATTGAACTGGGGCAGAGGCTCCGCAAACGCGGGCGAATTGCGATGGCAGATGTGTCGATGACCGTATCTGCCAGGCGGTGGCGGAAGCGGGGAGTCGTGCGTACGACCTGCATGAATCAAGCTATCCTATTAGCCTGGCGAATGGGCATTTCGCCTGAGCGATTGGCATTGTGGTATCGTGGTAAACCAGTGTCTTCCTCATGA